ACTATACCTACCGCGACTTCGACGCCCTGCGCGCGCGCCTCATAGCGCTCGTGAAAAGCGTCTTCCCGGACTGGACGGACTTCGACGTCGCCGGCTTCGGCAATGTCCTGCTGGAGATGTACGCCTTCGTCGGCGACGTCCTCAGCACGTACCAGGACAACCTCGCCCGCGAGTCGCGCCTCTCCACCGCCACCCAGCGCCGCAACGTCATCGCCCTGGCGCGCATGCTGGGCTACCGGCTTCATGGTGCCCAGGCAGCCACCGCCGAGGTGGAGCTGCGCTTGGCCCAGCCTCCCGCCGCCTCCATCACCTTCCCCGCCGGCACCATCGTCCGCACCCAGGAGGTGACGGAAGCCGTCCGCTTCCAGCTCCTCTCGTCCGCCACCATTCCGGCCGGCGCCAACCCACCGCGCGTCGTCGCCGTGGCCGAGCACTCGAAGACGCACACCCAGCTCTTCGACGCCCGCGGCCTCGCCGACTTCGAGGCGCACCTGGACTTCGCCCCCTACCTCGACGGCTCCGCCCGCGTGTCCACCGCCCAGGGCGCCTTCAGCGAGGTGGACACCTTCCTCAACTCCCGCGCCTCCGACGCCCACTTCCTCGTCAGCGTCGACCAGGGGGACAAGGCCACCGTCCGCTTCGGCAACGGCGTCAACGGCCTGCCGCCCGCTGGCACCGTGGCGGTGGTGTACAAGACGGGCGGCGGAGCGGCCGGCAACGTGGACGTGGGTCGCCTCGTCGTCGTGGAGGGCAGCTTCCGGGACGCCCACGGCCACGCGGTGCAGGTGTCCGTCAACAACCCCGCCCCCGCCTCGGGTGGCGCGGACAGGCAGACGGTGGCCTCGGCCAAGCTGCTCGCCCCCGAGAGCCTCCGGGCCCTGACGCGCACCGTCTCCCGCGAGGACTTCGAGCTCAACGCCCGGCGCCTCCCCGGCGTG
The nucleotide sequence above comes from Myxococcus virescens. Encoded proteins:
- a CDS encoding baseplate J/gp47 family protein: MEAFADVPLLPASTDYTYRDFDALRARLIALVKSVFPDWTDFDVAGFGNVLLEMYAFVGDVLSTYQDNLARESRLSTATQRRNVIALARMLGYRLHGAQAATAEVELRLAQPPAASITFPAGTIVRTQEVTEAVRFQLLSSATIPAGANPPRVVAVAEHSKTHTQLFDARGLADFEAHLDFAPYLDGSARVSTAQGAFSEVDTFLNSRASDAHFLVSVDQGDKATVRFGNGVNGLPPAGTVAVVYKTGGGAAGNVDVGRLVVVEGSFRDAHGHAVQVSVNNPAPASGGADRQTVASAKLLAPESLRALTRTVSREDFELNARRLPGVARALMLTSNEDATIGENAGILYVVPQGGGVPTPALKAQVLRQVTEVYPCTLTFQVSVQEPVYRRVDVSARLFLRQGASAQDVATRVRQALAAHFRVSEPDGTPNPRIDFGFNLKDAQGFPAGEVAWSDVFNVIRDVSGLRKLGDARMDLTLNGLPADVQLTVRELPVLGSVTLQDGDSGGLL